Genomic window (Streptomyces sp. RerS4):
GGTGCGGGCGCTCACCGTCGGCCGCCGGTCGGGGTCACAGCTGCTGGCCGCGACCCGACTGCTGACCACCCGCATGCCGGTCCCGCGCCTGCCCTCCGACGCCGTCCGGGCGCACCGGGCGCTGCGGCCCGCGCGGGAGGGCGGCCGGGTCGAGGTGTACACGTACCCGACGGCCGGCGCCGAGCTGGACAACATCGCCGACATCCTGCGCCGGGCCCACCTGGAGGACGGGGTGCCCTGGCGGGACATGGCAGTCCTGGTCCGCGCCGGGGGCCGCACCCTGCCCGCGATGCGGCGCGCCCTGATCGCGGCGGGAGTCCCGGCGGAAACGGACGCCGCCGCCACCGCCCTGCGCCACGAACCGGCGGTCGCCCCCCTCCTGACGGCGCTCCGCACCACAGCCCTGGCAGCAGCCCCCCAGAGCCCGGTCCCGCCCGGCTCGGACGCGGACCCGCTCCCGACGGCGCCGGACGCCCCGACCGGGTCGGGCCCCGCCCACCGTGACGCCGCGTCGTCGGGCACGGCGGATCCGGACGCGACGCGTGCCGACGAGGCACCCGACGCCGGGCACGGGTGGGTCGGGGTCGAGGCCGCGCTCACGTTGCTCGGGTCGCCGCTCGGGGGGATGGACTCCGCCGATCTGCGGCGGCTCGGGCGGGCCTTGCGGGACGAGGAGCGGGCCGCCGGGGTCACCGTCCCCGCGCCGTCCGACGTGCTGCTGGCCCGCGCCCTCGCCGAGCCCGAGCGGCTCACCGTCCACGACCCCGCCTACGCCCGCGGCGCGCAGCGCCTCGGCCTGCTCCTGCGCAAGACCCGCGAGCTCCTCCAGGGTGGCGGCACCGCCGAAGAGGCCCTCTGGACCCTGTGGGACGGCACATCCTGGCCCGACCGGCTGGAGCGCCAGGCCCGGCGCGGCGGCGCCGCCGGCCGCAACGCCGACCGGGACCTCGACGCCGTCTGCGCCCTCTTCGACACCGCGGCCCGCGCGGAGGAACGTACCGGCGGCCGCGGCGCGCTCAACTTCCTCGAACAGCTCGAAGCCGAGGACATCGCCGCCGACACCCTCACCACCCGCGCCACCCGCTCCGACGCCGTCCGCCTCATGACCGCGCACCGCTCCAAGGGCCTGGAGTGGGGCCTCGTCGTCGTCGCCGGCGTCCAGGAAGGTCTCTGGCCCGACCTGCGCCGCCGCGGCTCCCTCCTCGAAGCCGACCGCATCGGCCGCGACGGCCTCGCCGAACCCCTCACCCCCGGCGCGCTCCTCGCCGAGGAACGCCGACTGTTCTACGTCGCCACCACCCGCGCCCGTCACCGCCTCGTCGTCACCGCCGTCAAGGCCCCCGCCGAGGACGGCGACCAGCCCTCCCGCTTCCTCACCGAACTCGGCGTCACCCCCAAGGACGTCACCGGCCGGCCCCGCCGCCCCCTCGCCGTCCCCGCGCTCGTCGCCGAGCTGCGCGCCACCACCGTCGACCCCGACGCCTCCCCGGCCCTGCGCGACGCCGCCGCCCGCCGGCTCGCCCGCCTCGCCGCCCTCACCGACGACGAGGACCGCCCCCTGGTCCCCGCCGCGCACCCGCACCGCTGGTGGGGCCTGTACGAACCGACCGCCTCCACCGTCCCGCTCCGCGACCGCGACCGCCCCGTCGCCCTGTCCGGCAGCGCCCTGGACCAGCTCGCCAACACCTGCTCCCTCCAGTGGTTCCTGGGGCGCGAGGTCAAGGCCGACGCCCCCTCCACCGCCGCCCAGGGCTTCGGCAACGTCGTCCACGTCCTCGCCGACGAGGTCGCCTCCGGCCGCACCCCCGCCGACCTGGCCGTCCTCATGGAACGCCTCGACTCCGTCTGGGACGCCCTCGCCTTCGACGCCCCCTGGAAGTCCCGCCAGGAGAAGGACAACGCCCGCGCCGCCCTCGAACGCTTCCTGCGCTGGCACACCACCGACCGCGGCGGCCGCCGGGCCGTCGCCACCGAGCACGACTTCGACGTCACGCTGGACGCCGGCGAGTACGCCGTCCGCGTCCGCGGCTCCATGGACCGCGTCGAGGCCGACCCGCAGGGCCGCGCGTACGTCGTCGACTTCAAGACCGGCAAGGGTGCCCCGACCCGGGACGAGGTCGCCCGCCACCCGCAGCTCGCCGTCTACCAGCTCGCCGTCCGCGAGGGCGCCGTCGACGAGGTCTTCGACGGCCGGCGGCCCGTCCCCGGCGGCGCCGAACTCGTCCAGCTGCGCCAGGACGCCACCAAGAAGGACGGCGGCGAGGGCGTCCCGAAGATCCAGGCGCAGCAGCCGCTCGACGGCGGCACATCCGGCGAGTGGGTCGGCGACCTGCTGGCCACCGCCGCCGGCCGGGTCCTGGACGAACGTTTCACCCCCGCCACCGGCGAACACTGCGGGCGCTGCGCCTTCCGCAGCGCGTGCAGCGCCCTGCCCGAGGGCCGCCAGACCGTGGAATGAGCCGGCTCCCGGAACGCGTCGGACCGCCTGCTGAGACGCCGGCGGGGACTGTCGGCGCGGGCGGCTAGCCTTTCGAGGTGACCGCGTACGAGTCCGGGCGCGCGCCCGTCCTCACCGATCCCGAGCAGCTCAAGGAGCTCCTCGGGATCCCGTTCACGCCCGAACAGCTGGCCTGCGTCACCGCCCCGCCGGCTCCCCAGGTGATCGTCGCGGGCGCCGGCTCCGGCAAGACCACCGTCATGGCCGCCCGCGTCGTCTGGCTCGTCGGCACCGGCACGGTCGCGCCCGAGCAGGTCCTCGGCCTGACCTTCACGAACAAGGCCGCCGGCGAACTGGCCGAGCGCGTCCGCAAGGCCCTCGCCCGCGCCGGCATCACCGACCCGGACCCCTCCCCGGCCGACGCCGAATCCGCCGCCGGCGAGCCCCGCATCTCCACGTACCACGCCTTCGCCGGCCGCCTCCTCACCGATCACGGCCTGCGCATCGGCCTGGAGCCCAGCGCCCGCCTCCTCGCCGACGCCACCCGCTTCCAGCTCGCCGCGAAGGTGCTCCGCGAGGCCCCCGGCCCGTACCCCTCGCTCACCAAATCCGTCCCCGACCTGGTCGGCGACCTCCTCGCGCTCGACGGGGAACTCTCCGAGCACCTCACCGAACCGGCCGCCCTGCGCGCGTACGACACCGCCCTCCTCGACGAGCTGGCCGGCGTCAAGCTCACCAACGACGACCTGCGCAAGGTCCCCGAGGCCGTACGCGGCCGGCTGGAGCTGCTGGAACTCGTCGAGCGCTACCGCGCCGCCAAACGCTCCCGCGACCTGTTCGACTTCGGCGACCAGATCGCCCTCTCCGCCCGCCTCGCCACCACCCGCCCCGAGGTCGGCGAACTGCTGCGCGACGAGTTCCGTGTCGTCCTGCTGGACGAGTACCAGGACACCTCCGTCGCCCAGCGGCTGCTGCTGTCCGGCCTCTTCGGCGCCGGCTCGGGAGAGGCGAGCACCGGACACGCCGTCACCGCCGTCGGCGACCCCTGCCAGGCCATCTACGGCTGGCGCGGCGCGTCCGTCGCCAACCTGGACGACTTCCCCACCCACTTCCCGCACGCCGACGGCAGCCCCGCCACCCGCTTCTCCCTCAGCGAGAACCGGCGCAGCGGCGGCCGCCTCCTCGACCTCGCCAACGACCTCGCCGCCCCGCTGCGCGTCATGCACGAGGGCGTCGAGGCCCTGCGCCCCGCGCCCGGCGCCGAGCGCGACGGCCTGGTGCGGTGCGCGCTGCTGGAGACCCACGCCGAGGAGCTGGAGTGGCTCGGCGACTCCGTCGCGCACCTCGTGCGTACGGGCACCGAACCGGGCGACATCGCCGTCCTGTGCCGCTCCGCCGCCGACTTCGCGCGCATCCAGGCGGTGTTGGTGGCCCGGGACGTGCCGGTGGAGGTCGTCGGACTGTCCGGGCTGCTGCACCTGCCCGAGGTCGCCGACCTCGTCTCGGTGTGCGAGGTGCTCCAGGACCCCGGGGCCAACGCGGCCCTGGTCCGCCTCCTCGTCGGCCCGCGCTGGCGCATCGGCGCGCGCGACCTGGCCCTGCTCGGGCGCCGCGCCCGTGCGCTCGTGGCCCGCGTCTCCCCGGATTCGGGGCCGGACGGGCGCCTCGCGGCGGCGGTCGAGGGCGTGGATCCGGCGGAGGTCGTCTCGCTGGCCGACGCGTTGGAGACCTTCCTCGACGGAGCGGGCCGGGCGCCGGACGACCTGCCGTTCTCGGCGGCGGCCCGGGTCCGCTTCGCTCACCTCGCACAGGAACTGCGCGACCTGCGGCGCTCGCTCTCCGACCCGCTGATGGACGTCCTGCACCGGGTGCTGTCGACGACGGGCCTGGACGTGGAGCTGTCCGCCTCGCCGCACGCGCTGGCCGCCCGCCGGCGCGAGACCCTGTCCAACTTCATGGACGTGGCGGCCGGTTTCGCGGCCCTCGACGGCGAGGCCACCCTGCTCGCCTTCCTGGCGTTCCTGCGCACCGCCGCCCAGTACGAGAAGGGCCTCGACCACGCGCTGCCCGGTGGGGAGAACACCGTCAAGGTGCTCACCGCCCACAAGTCCAAGGGCCTGGAGTGGGACGTCGTCGTCGTCCCCGACCTGTGCGCGGGCTCGTTCCCCAAGGAGAAGGCGCCGGAGGCCTGGACCTCGTACGCCAAGGTGCTCCCGTACTCCCTGCGCGGCGACGCCCCGACGCTGCCCGCCGACCCGCCGTGGACCTCGGCGGGGCTGAAGGCCTTCAAGGCCGGCCTCAAGGAGCACAAGCAGGTCGAGGAACTCCGCCTCGGCTACGTCACCTTCACCCGTCCGCGCTCCCTGCTGCTGGCCTCCGGCCACTGGTGGGGCCCGACGCAGAAGCGCCGCCGGGGCCCGTCCGCGTTCCTGACGGCGCTCCACGACCACTGCGCGGCCGGGTTCGGGGAGATCGAGGCCTGGGCCGAGGAGCCCGACGCCGACGCCGAGAACCCGGCGCTCGCCGCCGACGTCACCCCGGACCACACCTGGCCCCTGCCCTTGGACGAAGCCTCCCTGGCCCTGCGCCGCCGCGCCGCGGCCTTGGTCGAAGCCCACCTCGCCGCCCGGACGCCGGCCCCCCGGGCCGAGCCTGCCCCGGCCGAGTCCCACCGGGCCGAGCCTGCCCCGGCCGAGTCCCACCGGGCCGAGTTCCCCCCGGCCGAGTCCGCCCTGGCCGAGCCTGCCCCGGCCGTGTTCGA
Coding sequences:
- a CDS encoding ATP-dependent DNA helicase; this translates as MITSPSGRAERRTRTPDAYRLVRTGPEQVAPPVLDAAQRAVVDHTRGPLLVLAGPGTGKTTTLIEAAAARVEAGVDPARVLILTFGRKAAVELRDRAALRLGGARAPQATTFHSFCYGLVRAHQDHELFADPLRLLSGPEQDVMVRTLLEGQRRIRSIRWPDDLRAALTTRGFADEVRAVLARARELGLGPEALSAFAERIGRPDWKAAAAFLSEYLDVLDMQGTLDYAELLHRAVLLAERTPALSSSYDVIYVDEYQDTDASQLRLLRALSGPGGTLVAFGDPDQSIYAFRGADINNVLDFESAFPGAAVRALTVGRRSGSQLLAATRLLTTRMPVPRLPSDAVRAHRALRPAREGGRVEVYTYPTAGAELDNIADILRRAHLEDGVPWRDMAVLVRAGGRTLPAMRRALIAAGVPAETDAAATALRHEPAVAPLLTALRTTALAAAPQSPVPPGSDADPLPTAPDAPTGSGPAHRDAASSGTADPDATRADEAPDAGHGWVGVEAALTLLGSPLGGMDSADLRRLGRALRDEERAAGVTVPAPSDVLLARALAEPERLTVHDPAYARGAQRLGLLLRKTRELLQGGGTAEEALWTLWDGTSWPDRLERQARRGGAAGRNADRDLDAVCALFDTAARAEERTGGRGALNFLEQLEAEDIAADTLTTRATRSDAVRLMTAHRSKGLEWGLVVVAGVQEGLWPDLRRRGSLLEADRIGRDGLAEPLTPGALLAEERRLFYVATTRARHRLVVTAVKAPAEDGDQPSRFLTELGVTPKDVTGRPRRPLAVPALVAELRATTVDPDASPALRDAAARRLARLAALTDDEDRPLVPAAHPHRWWGLYEPTASTVPLRDRDRPVALSGSALDQLANTCSLQWFLGREVKADAPSTAAQGFGNVVHVLADEVASGRTPADLAVLMERLDSVWDALAFDAPWKSRQEKDNARAALERFLRWHTTDRGGRRAVATEHDFDVTLDAGEYAVRVRGSMDRVEADPQGRAYVVDFKTGKGAPTRDEVARHPQLAVYQLAVREGAVDEVFDGRRPVPGGAELVQLRQDATKKDGGEGVPKIQAQQPLDGGTSGEWVGDLLATAAGRVLDERFTPATGEHCGRCAFRSACSALPEGRQTVE
- a CDS encoding UvrD-helicase domain-containing protein, with translation MTAYESGRAPVLTDPEQLKELLGIPFTPEQLACVTAPPAPQVIVAGAGSGKTTVMAARVVWLVGTGTVAPEQVLGLTFTNKAAGELAERVRKALARAGITDPDPSPADAESAAGEPRISTYHAFAGRLLTDHGLRIGLEPSARLLADATRFQLAAKVLREAPGPYPSLTKSVPDLVGDLLALDGELSEHLTEPAALRAYDTALLDELAGVKLTNDDLRKVPEAVRGRLELLELVERYRAAKRSRDLFDFGDQIALSARLATTRPEVGELLRDEFRVVLLDEYQDTSVAQRLLLSGLFGAGSGEASTGHAVTAVGDPCQAIYGWRGASVANLDDFPTHFPHADGSPATRFSLSENRRSGGRLLDLANDLAAPLRVMHEGVEALRPAPGAERDGLVRCALLETHAEELEWLGDSVAHLVRTGTEPGDIAVLCRSAADFARIQAVLVARDVPVEVVGLSGLLHLPEVADLVSVCEVLQDPGANAALVRLLVGPRWRIGARDLALLGRRARALVARVSPDSGPDGRLAAAVEGVDPAEVVSLADALETFLDGAGRAPDDLPFSAAARVRFAHLAQELRDLRRSLSDPLMDVLHRVLSTTGLDVELSASPHALAARRRETLSNFMDVAAGFAALDGEATLLAFLAFLRTAAQYEKGLDHALPGGENTVKVLTAHKSKGLEWDVVVVPDLCAGSFPKEKAPEAWTSYAKVLPYSLRGDAPTLPADPPWTSAGLKAFKAGLKEHKQVEELRLGYVTFTRPRSLLLASGHWWGPTQKRRRGPSAFLTALHDHCAAGFGEIEAWAEEPDADAENPALAADVTPDHTWPLPLDEASLALRRRAAALVEAHLAARTPAPRAEPAPAESHRAEPAPAESHRAEFPPAESALAEPAPAVFDPAEPDLAPVPEDPYLWPPDCEDPAHDDPAPDDPWAGESVRPADDLWAGEAVPADPWGEGPSGAPGTTGNGLHGVRGGAPVSGRGGVGERTSWPEPADPPPAADLWAGEAVVPGPRHPARPYPDSARAQRPTQPDPGRPTPEEARTIASWDRDLDALEGELRRARAAVRDVELPASLSASQLLRLAADEQGFVRDLARPMPKPPQPAARQGTRFHAWVESRFDELPLPLLDGLLDPATELPGSDQEVADEADLDALKAAFERSEYAERTPYRMEAPVQLTLAGRVIRGRIDAVYKNPDGSYEVVDWKTGRTTQADPLQLAVYRLAWAEATGTPLDRVGAAFLHVRSGRVIRPRDLPGRDRLERILQGKTGTDGGDRVDG